One genomic region from Campylobacter sp. RM5004 encodes:
- a CDS encoding HAMP domain-containing sensor histidine kinase has protein sequence MSRQALLITLIIIIFSLLSVGILKLSVANDKNTTLLELVAFSNKEFGDLKDAKVCIFNDEEVLSCELNINEIREDFIYKCHNSYLYYKYQKKINGKIYDVVLGKPCVYNKSLVNTIIVFGGGAFILFILIYLVYKDNIKSLIWYKNTINTFFYDAMHELKTPLGVALLNTDMLEESKYQKRIKAALNQMKTTYDDVGFYIENPNAKYPLKNINFSIFLKNRINFFMTIASLKSVEFELGISDDLFVLISEVELLRLVDNNLSNALKYTKVNSKVKVILEKQDNKMYFIIQDEGIGIKDTKRIWQRYAREDLAQGGFGLGLNIVRNICKKYDILYEAYNYEKGAIFKYTFKA, from the coding sequence ATGTCTAGACAAGCATTACTTATTACCTTAATCATTATAATTTTTTCTTTACTTTCTGTTGGGATTTTAAAATTAAGCGTAGCAAATGATAAAAATACGACTTTATTAGAATTAGTTGCGTTTTCTAATAAAGAATTTGGCGATTTAAAAGATGCTAAAGTTTGTATTTTTAATGATGAAGAAGTTTTAAGTTGTGAGTTAAATATCAATGAAATAAGAGAAGATTTCATATACAAATGCCATAATTCTTATCTTTATTACAAGTATCAAAAGAAAATCAATGGCAAAATTTATGATGTTGTTTTAGGAAAGCCTTGTGTTTATAATAAGAGCTTGGTTAATACTATTATTGTTTTTGGTGGTGGAGCTTTTATATTATTTATCTTAATTTATCTTGTTTATAAAGATAATATTAAGAGCCTAATTTGGTATAAGAATACTATAAATACATTTTTTTATGATGCAATGCATGAATTAAAAACACCGCTTGGAGTTGCACTTTTAAATACTGATATGTTAGAAGAGAGTAAATATCAAAAACGAATAAAAGCAGCCTTAAATCAAATGAAAACTACTTATGATGATGTAGGATTTTATATAGAAAATCCAAATGCTAAATACCCTTTAAAAAATATTAATTTTTCAATATTTTTGAAAAATAGAATAAACTTTTTTATGACAATTGCTAGTTTAAAAAGCGTGGAATTTGAATTAGGAATTAGCGATGATTTATTTGTATTAATTAGCGAAGTAGAATTGCTAAGATTAGTGGATAATAATCTCTCAAATGCTTTAAAATACACTAAAGTTAATTCAAAAGTAAAAGTAATTTTAGAAAAACAAGATAATAAAATGTATTTTATCATTCAAGATGAAGGAATCGGTATTAAAGACACTAAGAGAATTTGGCAAAGATATGCAAGAGAAGATTTAGCTCAAGGTGGTTTTGGGCTAGGGCTAAATATTGTAAGAAATATTTGTAAAAAATACGATATTTTATATGAAGCTTATAATTATGAAAAAGGTGCTATTTTTAAATATACTTTTAAAGCTTAA
- a CDS encoding response regulator transcription factor yields MEILLLEDDYIYATSICEYLQDLGFSVDVFSDGDLACKTIANKFYHLYILDVKVINTSGFEVLAYIKSLNIASPVMMMTSRTDIASIKKGYELGCNEYLKKPFELDELKYRVKELLKQFFHTNNQIIKIANDFTYDYLNKTLSKNNKIVELTNKEINLVEYLLGNKSSFVSVNNIYEYVWNNEVLEQSDVSDVRVYVKRIRAKTSDDFIISQRGLGYKINV; encoded by the coding sequence ATGGAAATATTATTATTAGAAGATGATTATATTTATGCAACAAGCATTTGTGAGTATTTGCAAGATTTAGGCTTTAGTGTAGATGTTTTTAGCGATGGCGATTTAGCCTGTAAAACAATAGCTAATAAATTCTATCATTTATACATTTTAGATGTTAAAGTGATTAATACAAGTGGATTTGAAGTCTTAGCTTATATTAAGAGTTTAAATATCGCAAGTCCTGTTATGATGATGACTTCAAGAACGGATATTGCAAGTATTAAAAAAGGTTATGAATTAGGGTGTAATGAGTATCTTAAAAAGCCTTTTGAATTAGATGAATTAAAATATCGTGTAAAAGAATTATTAAAACAATTTTTTCACACTAATAATCAAATAATAAAAATAGCAAATGATTTTACTTATGATTACTTAAATAAAACTCTTAGCAAAAATAACAAAATAGTAGAACTTACAAATAAAGAAATTAATTTAGTTGAGTATTTATTAGGCAATAAATCAAGCTTTGTAAGTGTTAATAACATATATGAATATGTTTGGAATAATGAAGTTTTAGAGCAATCCGATGTAAGCGATGTAAGAGTTTATGTAAAAAGAATTAGAGCAAAAACAAGCGATGATTTTATAATCTCACAAAGAGGTTTAGGATATAAAATTAATGTCTAG
- the ychF gene encoding redox-regulated ATPase YchF: MGLSVGIVGLPNVGKSTTFNALTKAANAQAANYPFCTIEPNKAVVEVPDHRLNELAKIVNPQRIMHSMIEFVDIAGLVKGASKGEGLGNKFLANIRETDLILHIVRCFDDENITHVEGGVDPIRDIEIINLELILADIEQLNKKLDRLAKEAKANLKGAKECLELAQDLLKHLEDGKMASEYANRDSEAFLTLNKELRLLSAKEVIYGVNVSEDELLDDNDYVKKVREYAAKSNHSVMKLCAKLEEDLVGMDEAEANEFLNELGVSESGLAAIIRTSFAKLNLISYFTCGVQEVRSWTIHKGYKAPKAASVIHNDFEKGFIKAEVISYDDFIACGGEAKAKEAGKLRLEGKDYEVIDGDIMHFRFNV, translated from the coding sequence ATGGGTCTTAGTGTAGGTATTGTTGGACTTCCAAACGTTGGTAAAAGCACAACTTTTAACGCTTTAACAAAAGCAGCAAACGCTCAAGCAGCAAACTATCCATTCTGCACAATTGAGCCAAATAAAGCAGTTGTAGAAGTTCCTGATCATCGTTTAAATGAACTTGCAAAAATAGTAAATCCACAAAGAATAATGCATTCAATGATAGAATTTGTTGATATTGCAGGACTTGTAAAAGGTGCTAGTAAGGGCGAAGGTCTAGGGAATAAATTCTTAGCAAATATTCGTGAAACTGATTTGATTTTACATATAGTAAGATGTTTTGATGATGAGAATATTACCCATGTTGAAGGTGGGGTTGATCCTATTAGAGATATTGAAATTATAAATCTTGAATTAATCTTAGCTGATATTGAACAGCTTAATAAAAAGCTTGATAGACTTGCAAAAGAAGCAAAAGCAAATCTTAAAGGTGCAAAAGAATGCCTTGAATTAGCACAAGATTTATTAAAGCACCTTGAAGATGGAAAAATGGCTAGTGAATATGCTAATCGCGATAGCGAAGCGTTTTTAACTTTAAATAAAGAATTAAGATTACTTAGTGCAAAAGAAGTCATTTATGGTGTTAATGTAAGCGAAGATGAATTGCTAGATGATAATGACTATGTTAAAAAAGTGCGTGAATACGCAGCAAAATCAAATCATAGCGTTATGAAATTATGCGCTAAGCTTGAAGAAGATTTGGTTGGAATGGATGAAGCTGAAGCTAATGAATTTCTTAATGAATTAGGCGTTAGCGAGAGCGGTCTAGCTGCTATTATTAGAACTTCTTTTGCTAAGCTTAATTTAATATCTTACTTTACTTGTGGTGTGCAAGAAGTTCGCTCTTGGACAATTCATAAAGGCTATAAAGCTCCAAAGGCTGCAAGTGTAATTCATAATGATTTTGAAAAAGGCTTTATTAAAGCTGAAGTAATTAGCTATGATGATTTTATAGCTTGTGGTGGCGAAGCTAAGGCTAAAGAAGCAGGAAAATTACGCTTAGAAGGCAAAGATTACGAAGTAATTGATGGTGATATTATGCATTTTAGATTTAATGTTTAA
- a CDS encoding leucyl aminopeptidase — translation MQIVFNDTNTDFKVCFIQNKDLSKFDDDEFFKINDYKGVGSICNLAKRTLYIGLSEELTYASLIASVGSAIKTIKNLNIKSLSIEYLNIGCEFYSAYAIIYGVLAALYEFNKYQKEPKNSKIELISLLVNASDDIKEGVRLAEVLANACEDVKNIVNEIPSTYNQLSFEQDALKLAKEFDLECNIYSDDYMQKEGMNAFLAVNRASAYPAKLIHLAYKPKNAKKRIVYVGKGLVYDTGGLSLKPADYMLTMKADKSGAAAVLGILKAAKLLNLDYEIHGIIGAAQNCISEKSYMPDDVVISKEGVSIEVRNTDAEGRLVLADCLSFAQDLKPDLLIDLATLTGACVVGLSEYTSGIMGYNEELQNEFYENSKRSGEYTCVLHFNPHIKELIKSKIADVSNTGSSRYGGAISAGMFLGEFIRKEYKDKWLHLDIAGPAYLEKAWGENSYGASAAGVRMNIINLLRMARRK, via the coding sequence ATGCAAATAGTATTTAATGATACAAATACTGATTTTAAAGTTTGTTTTATACAAAACAAAGATTTAAGTAAATTTGATGATGATGAATTTTTTAAGATAAATGATTATAAAGGCGTTGGAAGTATTTGCAATTTAGCCAAAAGAACACTTTATATAGGGCTAAGCGAAGAGCTAACTTATGCAAGTTTAATAGCTAGTGTTGGAAGTGCAATTAAAACTATTAAAAACTTAAATATAAAAAGCCTTAGTATTGAATACTTAAATATAGGTTGTGAGTTTTATAGTGCTTATGCGATTATTTATGGGGTTTTAGCAGCTTTATATGAGTTTAATAAATATCAAAAAGAGCCAAAAAATAGCAAAATTGAGCTTATTAGTCTTTTAGTAAATGCAAGTGATGATATTAAAGAAGGCGTTAGATTAGCTGAAGTTTTAGCAAATGCTTGTGAAGATGTAAAGAATATCGTAAATGAAATTCCAAGCACATACAATCAATTAAGCTTTGAGCAAGACGCTTTAAAACTTGCTAAAGAATTTGATTTAGAATGCAATATTTATAGCGATGATTATATGCAAAAAGAAGGAATGAATGCGTTTTTGGCAGTAAATCGTGCAAGTGCTTATCCAGCAAAGCTAATTCATCTAGCATATAAACCTAAAAATGCAAAAAAAAGAATTGTTTATGTAGGAAAAGGACTTGTATATGATACAGGTGGGCTAAGCCTTAAACCGGCTGATTATATGCTAACAATGAAAGCTGATAAGAGCGGAGCTGCTGCTGTTTTAGGTATTTTAAAAGCTGCAAAATTACTTAATTTAGATTATGAAATTCACGGAATAATAGGTGCAGCACAAAACTGCATAAGTGAAAAATCATATATGCCTGATGATGTAGTAATTTCAAAAGAAGGTGTAAGTATTGAAGTAAGAAACACAGATGCTGAAGGAAGATTAGTTTTAGCAGATTGTTTAAGTTTTGCACAAGATTTAAAACCTGATTTATTGATAGATTTAGCTACTTTAACAGGTGCTTGTGTAGTAGGGCTTAGCGAATATACAAGTGGCATTATGGGCTATAATGAAGAGCTTCAAAATGAATTTTATGAAAACTCAAAAAGAAGTGGCGAATATACTTGCGTTCTTCATTTTAATCCACATATTAAAGAATTAATTAAAAGCAAGATAGCAGATGTTAGCAATACAGGTAGCTCAAGATATGGTGGAGCTATTAGTGCTGGAATGTTCTTAGGCGAGTTTATTAGAAAAGAATATAAAGATAAATGGCTGCACTTAGATATAGCTGGACCAGCTTATTTAGAAAAAGCTTGGGGAGAGAATAGTTATGGTGCAAGTGCAGCAGGAGTTAGAATGAATATTATTAATTTACTTAGAATGGCAAGGAGAAAATAA
- a CDS encoding DedA family protein, protein MDMILEFFSSFFADPEGVLTALFRDKIVLASIIIFLWCTLEGETALILAGLAAHGEHIHIGLITFIAGCGGFVGDQVYFYIGRYSKNYIRKKLKAQRRKFAVAQILLQKYGWPIIFIQRYMYGFRTVIPMSIGLTNYSAKKFAIINFISAQVWAAITIFTVYIFGEQIWAIINWAKNHWYLAAILIVGFLCLILYAFKSLENKLLSKKGKKNANSI, encoded by the coding sequence ATGGATATGATTTTAGAATTTTTTTCTTCGTTTTTTGCTGATCCTGAAGGGGTTTTAACGGCTTTATTTAGAGATAAAATCGTTCTTGCTAGTATTATTATATTTTTATGGTGCACGCTTGAAGGAGAAACTGCACTAATCTTAGCAGGCCTTGCAGCTCATGGAGAACATATTCATATAGGGCTTATTACTTTTATTGCAGGTTGTGGTGGTTTTGTTGGAGATCAAGTGTATTTTTATATAGGAAGATATTCAAAAAATTATATTAGAAAAAAACTAAAAGCTCAGAGAAGAAAATTCGCAGTAGCTCAAATATTACTTCAAAAATATGGCTGGCCTATAATATTTATTCAACGCTATATGTATGGTTTTAGAACCGTTATTCCTATGAGTATAGGGCTTACTAATTATAGTGCTAAGAAATTTGCAATAATTAATTTTATTTCAGCTCAAGTTTGGGCGGCTATTACTATTTTTACGGTTTATATTTTTGGAGAGCAAATTTGGGCTATTATAAATTGGGCTAAAAATCATTGGTATTTAGCAGCTATTTTAATAGTTGGATTTTTATGCTTGATTTTATATGCGTTTAAAAGTTTAGAAAATAAATTATTAAGTAAGAAAGGTAAAAAAAATGCAAATAGTATTTAA
- the apt gene encoding adenine phosphoribosyltransferase, producing the protein MEIEKLLNQKIKRYANYPKEGIIFADITTLLADNDGWNMLISHLKEKYKNESFDFIVGAESRGFIFAAALGAVLNIPFVPIRKKNKLPGDVISVEYDLEYGSDKVEMKKDAFLGKKDVKVLFMDDLLATGGTSIACMKLLKLAGASEIKSCFLIDINIGGLKVLKEYCNDIYCVIKD; encoded by the coding sequence ATGGAAATAGAAAAATTATTAAATCAAAAGATTAAAAGATATGCAAACTACCCAAAAGAAGGCATAATCTTTGCTGATATTACTACACTTTTAGCAGATAATGATGGTTGGAATATGCTAATTTCTCATTTAAAAGAAAAATATAAAAATGAAAGCTTTGATTTCATTGTAGGAGCTGAGAGTCGTGGCTTTATATTTGCAGCTGCTTTAGGTGCTGTTTTAAATATTCCTTTTGTTCCTATTAGAAAGAAAAATAAGCTTCCTGGAGATGTAATTAGCGTTGAATATGATTTAGAGTATGGAAGCGATAAAGTAGAGATGAAAAAGGACGCATTTTTAGGCAAAAAAGATGTAAAAGTTCTTTTTATGGATGATTTATTAGCAACTGGAGGCACTAGTATTGCCTGTATGAAATTATTAAAATTAGCTGGTGCAAGTGAAATAAAAAGTTGCTTTTTAATAGATATAAATATAGGTGGCTTAAAGGTTCTTAAAGAATATTGCAATGATATTTATTGTGTTATAAAGGATTAG
- a CDS encoding RpiB/LacA/LacB family sugar-phosphate isomerase gives MRIYFANDHAATKLKFDLIDYFSKDYECINLGCDSDESVDYPDYANKLANELKNNPNSIGVIICGTGIGISIAANRHSHIRAALCHSKEYAQLAREHNDANVISLGARFIDFDLAKELILTFINTPFLGGRHEIRVRKLGN, from the coding sequence ATGAGAATTTATTTTGCAAACGACCATGCAGCAACTAAACTAAAGTTTGATTTAATTGATTATTTTTCTAAAGATTATGAATGTATAAATCTAGGTTGCGATAGCGATGAGAGCGTTGATTATCCTGATTATGCGAATAAGTTAGCAAATGAGCTTAAAAATAATCCTAATTCAATCGGAGTTATAATTTGTGGCACAGGAATAGGAATTAGCATAGCAGCAAATCGCCATTCGCACATCCGTGCAGCACTTTGCCACTCTAAAGAATACGCACAATTAGCAAGAGAACATAATGATGCTAATGTTATTTCACTTGGAGCTAGATTTATTGATTTTGACTTAGCAAAAGAGCTAATACTTACTTTTATTAATACGCCTTTTCTAGGTGGAAGGCATGAAATTAGAGTGCGTAAGCTAGGAAATTAA
- the smpB gene encoding SsrA-binding protein SmpB, with translation MKSVAENKKARFEYSIIDTYECGFVLQGSEVVAIRHGKINLKDSFVRIIKGEAWLLDSHVGHMNTDNKYFSHEDRRARKLLLKRAEIDKLIGKISTDGYTLVILNCYFKRGILKGTLALAKGKNLHDKRQSIKERDLKREAREYY, from the coding sequence ATGAAAAGCGTTGCAGAAAATAAAAAAGCTAGATTTGAATACAGCATTATAGATACTTATGAATGTGGGTTTGTATTACAAGGCAGTGAAGTTGTAGCTATTAGACACGGCAAAATAAACTTAAAAGATTCTTTTGTAAGAATTATTAAAGGCGAAGCTTGGCTGCTTGATTCGCATGTAGGACATATGAATACTGATAATAAGTATTTTTCGCACGAAGATAGACGTGCTAGAAAACTACTTTTAAAAAGAGCAGAAATTGATAAATTAATAGGCAAAATCAGCACCGATGGTTATACTTTAGTGATATTAAATTGCTATTTTAAGCGTGGAATTTTAAAAGGAACTCTAGCTTTAGCAAAAGGTAAAAATCTTCACGATAAACGTCAAAGTATTAAAGAAAGAGATTTAAAGCGAGAAGCTAGAGAGTATTATTAA
- a CDS encoding DUF4105 domain-containing protein, which produces MRFVFLLILSIFVKASEISVCYVSEDYKRLDTMFGHLFLAYNNKAASFNLNSDLNVKDNLLALFGVEGILQILPKDKLVKFYEDDKRFVECYPLNLNDSEEANLSALFYESDTLDTYTFLGKNCSSALSEYANKYDVSLKKSLIPLRFVSLNTNKKINFYKAALFYEYDGFNSSNFLITLLSLNDKLSHSLNLFSFNKRYFSPISISEFNNFSYEFELGIRYKKARTFANFFLGYSYNGLFVGANNYGLALGFVKDFNNFGIKLSFDKSHINFNSYYDYKNYRLSLIANQNYAKIGLIYSF; this is translated from the coding sequence ATGAGATTTGTATTTTTATTGATTTTAAGTATTTTTGTAAAAGCTAGTGAAATTAGTGTTTGTTACGTGAGCGAAGATTATAAGCGACTTGATACTATGTTTGGACATTTATTTTTAGCATATAACAATAAAGCTGCTAGTTTTAATTTAAATAGCGATTTAAATGTTAAAGATAATTTATTAGCGCTTTTTGGTGTAGAAGGAATTTTACAAATTTTGCCTAAAGATAAATTAGTAAAGTTTTATGAAGATGATAAAAGATTTGTTGAGTGCTATCCACTAAATTTAAATGATAGCGAAGAAGCTAATTTATCGGCTTTATTTTATGAAAGCGACACTCTTGATACTTATACATTTTTAGGCAAAAACTGCTCATCAGCCTTAAGTGAATATGCAAACAAATATGATGTTAGTTTAAAAAAAAGTTTAATTCCTTTAAGATTTGTATCACTTAATACTAATAAAAAAATTAATTTTTATAAAGCAGCTTTATTTTATGAGTATGATGGTTTTAATAGTTCTAATTTTTTAATTACTTTGCTAAGCCTAAATGATAAATTATCTCATAGTTTAAATTTGTTTTCTTTTAATAAAAGATATTTTTCTCCTATAAGTATAAGTGAATTTAATAATTTTAGCTACGAATTTGAATTAGGAATTAGATACAAAAAGGCTAGAACTTTTGCTAATTTTTTCTTAGGATATTCTTATAATGGTTTGTTTGTTGGGGCTAATAATTATGGTTTAGCTCTTGGTTTTGTGAAGGATTTTAATAATTTTGGAATAAAGCTTAGTTTTGATAAATCTCATATAAATTTTAATTCATATTATGATTATAAAAATTATCGTTTAAGCTTAATTGCTAATCAAAATTACGCTAAAATCGGGCTTATATATTCATTTTAA